Sequence from the Mauremys mutica isolate MM-2020 ecotype Southern chromosome 2, ASM2049712v1, whole genome shotgun sequence genome:
AGAACCTTGCCTAGTAAACAGAAAAATTCCTACAGGTAACCCCAGCTCTGACAGTGATGTTATGGCTTTCGACAAATCATTTAGGACCTTACTTTAAGACATGCtaagcaccactgaagtcaactggaactgtagatgctcagcacttctgaaaaaaaatgcaggcccattacagatgggaaaacagacaAGTTCAGTGGAGATAAAATCCCTCACAACACTTGTCAGTTACATTGGCGTTACttaaatgtttataaagtgcAGATATAAGTATAAGCAAAAGAGGAAAACTGTTGACAACTAAGGCCAGTaagtgtaaaaaacaaaaatccatgcAGGAATTCACTGCTGCTGTATGTAGCTGAATTTTAAAGAGGTCCAGATTGTTTTATAAACATCTGTAGTTCTATCTGGGCTGGCATGGGAACAGAGGGGAGGAAAGAGTAGAGCTCAAGTAGCTTGTTGCCACCAGACCCCTCAGAAGGGGTAGTTCAAAGGATTTAGGTCACTATAGTATATCTGAGTTTTACTACTGGTTAATGGATCCAACATTTAAACCCTGAAGTATTCTGCGTAAGAAATCAATCTTCAGGTACATGAGTGCACATGCACAGACATCACACCCACAACTGGGAAGTAATAGCAGCTGTTTGAAATAACTAAATACTGATCTAAATTTAAAATTCAAAGGAATTGTAAGTAGGCATACTGTAATTACCAGAATTAGAATTTGGCTAGGACAAAGGAACAAACTGTGCCTATATTTACGAGAAGTTCAAGATGACCATTAGTAAAGAGAGTACTACTTTAACCAGGACACTGCCGTATACACCCCCTACTCTAAAAGGTAGTTCTGGCATTTTTGCAAGGACAGTAGTCCCTTACACCCTGAAAATATTTCAAGTATGGTAATTATTCTGCCAACCTAAAATTCCTCTTGTACTTTCAGATAGATATGGGGCCTGATCTTCTTACACCAGTTTACAATGGTACAACTTCCTTGTACTTCAATGAATCCCAAATTCCCCCAATGAAGCATCATTCTTCACAATTTATTTATAGCACACAGATCAGTTAGCATGTCTACTCACTTAAATCCCTGCTGATTCCATGCCTGTCCATACATTCCATATGCAGGGACTTGCCAACCATTAGGCATGTACTGACCAATTTGCTGTGCATTTCCATACCACTGGCCCCACTGGCCATAAGCCTGTGGAAATCCAATTTGATTCTGCAAAGAAAGCTGAAATATTGAATACACTACACACAGGCATATTTATCTACTGATGTAGAAATTCCTACCTATCAAGCTAGCCTTTAATCAAGAACTTAAAAGGGCTTATATTCTAATACCTCATTTTAAAAGTTATTATAAAAATGTAGCTGGGCAACTCCCTCTAACACTATATATATGAAAAATCACCCCACCTCCTGCACACACATATTTTGCTGATTATTCTCTGGAGTACAGCAGTCTAATACTACAGATAACTATTCCAGAGAGCACTGCAGGAAAGAGCAAAGTTGAAATTCTGACAGAAACTTAAAGCTCTTCCCACTCTCTATCATTGACCAAAGCAGGTTTCCACAAGTTCCAAACAGTTTAATTTTGATCAAGTATCTTAAAAGGCAGATATCATGGAAGCAAGAATTAATTTGGGAGGTCACATGTGCCATGTGACCCTGAAATCCACAACCCACCACCCTGAAACTAATATGTATTTCCATGCTAGAAATCTGTTAACAATTTCATTAATAAGATCACACTAATCATCATCTTACAAGTTAGTGTAAGTTTGTTCTCTGACCTGCTGGATTGGATTGATCATATCTGGTGTTTCTTTGCCCCAATAGCACTTCACAACATGCCCTTCTATAGTAGTTCCATTGACAGAAACAATTGCATGTGCAGCACTTTCATGAGAATTGAACCTGTTAAGATACAAAAGGAACATCAATATAAACCCACTTTCCATACACCTACAGACAAGACACTTAAAAGGAGACTGTCAACCTAAAAGTGTGCCTGCACTTAAAGAAGTTTTAAGAGTTTCCAAGTTTGAttacaaaaagaagaaaaaaaatgaaaataattgttTGCAGGAGAAACTAGTCTTTGCAAGGGAACTCATATACTGCAGCATTGTAGTAGTACAGAAGATTCAGAAAGCGAAACTGACCTATCTAGTTTCACTGTCTCACCTTGAGTGAGCTGCAAAAAGTAAGTAGCACATATGAAAGGTAAAATCTGAaattgtgtcaagctgcatttttTATTATCTACAGCACTGTCTGTGAAAAGAATCTAAgaaattgcatttaaaaatatgattCTGAATCTGCAAGAATCATATCCAATACTTACAACTATGAAATTATAAAAAGAAAAGTAGTACATCTTTGTTAACTCAGATCAACATTACCACACAAACAAGATGAGACCATAGTTTAAACTGTAGACACTGAAAGCTAGTCTAAGTCTGTCTAGGCTAGTTTCCTACTAAAAACGTTCTGACACCGGTGCTTAACGTGTTTTCAAGGGAAAGGTAAAAGTAACGTTTTAAAAATTGAGCAAAATGTAACCTACCGTATAAAAGAGTACCCTTTATCTGGGAAGACTCGAATTTCCATTATCTGCCCAAATGGAGAAAAGGTCTGGCGCATTAGCTGTTCTGCAGTGTAGAAAAGGTTGACAATCAAAATTAGGAAGTACTTCTGATTTTTAGATACATTTTATGAGGAAACCCCAAAATTTAGAAGATGCCATACCTGTTAGTCCTGAAGTAACACCACCACAATATACAGTACAGTTGCTTGGGCTTGACTGATTTACAACATCATCATAAGACAGCTGCTTGGTGTTTGCTGTAAAAAAAATGTTCAAGTTTTTCATttaaacaatttatttattttcctcctGTCTTCAGAAGTCTACAAAGAGCAAGGATCCTAGGGCTTTTTTGGGTGATGCCTAAATCAGACCAATACATTTTCTCCTGTAAATCTTTAATTTTACCATTAGACTTATCTTACAAAATATACAGCTATAACATCCTCCCAAGTGGTAGTTTAGGAAGTGAGAGATATGTAAAGCAAAGAACTACAAGCATTAAAAGGGACATGAAAAGTCAGTGTGGTTTCCCAACTGAGTCATTTGcacaaaataaagaaacaaatgcGCATGCCAAAAGGAAAGCTACATTCAAAATACATGATGATCTCAAATAGGAGACATGTAAATCCCAAATGATAAATGGGATGGATTACTGATGCATATAATGTTTAGAGGGATGTCATTTACATTAAGCCCAAAATTCAGGTTTATAAATCTACTTTTAAATACacttaatggaaatattttcttcCATCAGTTTAAGTCTAAACACACTCCTCCCCAACCCAGTATTTTCACCACAAAAACTGAAACACTGGCAGTGCATGATacaagttaaataaaaaaaacactacTTTCATTGTCCAAGCTGACTGAAATGCAAGACTGAATAAGTGCTGAAAAGTAACTGAAAGGTTTTTAAATTTTAACAATATTAGTATTTAAGGAAATTTGTGTAAAGTTATAATTTAACATATATTTCTTCAAGCAAAATCTTTACTTCTGAATTCTATAGGGCATTAAATTTTTTTCATGATAGAAGCACTAATACTTGGAACTAATAAGAGGTTTCATTTCTTCCTTATTTGGGTGGGGGCAAGGTAGACAGAAACTAAAAACCTACATTCATATGTACTCTTTGGAGCTGGAGGTTTTCGTGTTGCCCAGTTAGTTCTGATTTGTCTTCCACCAAGCCACTGTCCACCCATCTGCTGAATAGCATTTTCTGCATCCTATCCATAGGAGAaaaacatttttcagcaaattctTTTTGAGCAACACCATACTAAAAGCAAATCATCGTAGGTCTGTCAGACTCAGATATTCCCAACTTATaacaaatattgaaataaaaTCTGTGCTTCAAAAAGATGTTTAAAATACAGGACTAAGGCAGTTATTTTAGGCCAAACTGAATGCATCCCAAGAAGAGTTATGCACTCTTGTAGAGCATGTTTGTGCAGTTGCTCCACTAAGCTGAAAGGCTGTACGACATTCCTTCAGCTGAGTCTCTAGCGCTCCCTCATCTGCACTTAGAATAAATCTCTCAGACCTAATATTTCAACCTGGTTTGGCCTAACACCAAGAAAAGtatgtgttggggtttttttttaaactcccccAATCTCCCATTTACAAAATATACTGAGACCACATAATGGCTTGCCCTACTCTTTCTTCCCTCCAAAGTGTATTATttctgagtgagagagagagatttggagcCATAAGTTATTAGTACCCTGCCCATAAAGAAGCTGTAAGTAGGAATGTTTGATTATTCTAAGTTTAGTATTACACTGGTTAACTCCATTTTCTCCCTTTAAGTTGAATACCTTCCACCCCAGATCACTAATAAAGCTCTATAAAAACTGACTAATGATATAATGCAAATCCTATAAAAGTATTTCCAAATACAAGTTGCTCTAGAGATTAGTGCATCAGACCTTTGAGCACTAAAATACTGCCATTCTGCCAGAGCCAAATAACTCAGTCCAAAGTAATTTGTATTTAAtgtaagaaaaaaagtaaaaatttcaGATACAAATATCAGTCTGAGTAAGTATTCTAGTTTTCATCTCTGTacataaatactttgcacttacatagGGATGATGCTTAGAAAGTGCTAATACTACTTACCtatttacagaaggggaaactgataCAGTACCAGATATAAAAGGGACCAAAAATGTACGTTTTACACAGCTGTTCTCTTTAAAGCAACTACCAAGATTTTAGAACTCTTGCTATTTATAATGACATTACTTACCCATTTATTGAAGAAGGAAACAAAGCCATATCCTTTAGATTTCCCTGTTGCCATATCTTTAACCACTCGTGCATCTCTAAAAAGCAGAAGCAATGGCCAATTTAGCATTTAAAAAACACATAATAAAATGAAAGTGAGTCACACAGACCTTATTTTCATGTTTCACCTTTATTAAAGTGAACTGTTTAATGCACCAGCAACATATTCAAAACAAATTCCtccttttctaaacaaaaacaTTACTAGTGTTTTGTCATGTAGTAGCAAAATTAAACTTAATTTTGTAAACATGCAAATCAATAGTTTTTCTAATAAACATTTTACAATAGATGGTTCCCAGTTCAAAATGCTTTAACATACTGTTAAGACACTAAGCATGGTCAAAGCAGCTATTCAAATGACTCACTTAAGCCACACAGCTGACTAACATTAGCTGAATGGCTCTCTTTAACCATGCAATTTATAGCTTGCTAATTGCCAACACATTCTACCTACtcattaaaaatatgaaatagaaaaatgaaaaaaataggaATTAAAAGGCATACGTCGCCTGTTAACTGAATTCTTTAAGTTTCTCAGGTCAATTCGTTACCCCCTTTTTGGACTGTGGGCAGCTgtaaattttgaaaaattgacattttcagaaatggTTGCATTATCGAAGGAAATAAAACACTAAAGACATTTACGTTTTAAACTATATACTATTATAAAGAATTTAAAACTGCATTCGCAAACAGCAATCATACAGGATTGATTGGAAACTACAAGATATAAAAGGCAAAAATttataaagtaaataagaaaaCTACAACGTTTGTCCACTGTGAACTGTAGCTGGTAGTTAGCCATGGCAATTCTGTCCATTCTTCAGAGACACTCTGCAAAATAACCAGAGGCCTATTATTTGAGATTGAGTAAAAAAAGGAGAGACCCAGCTACAATAGCTAAACCCCATTTGTGGAAAGTCTGATTTTATTAAATGGTGTTTCTCAGGCAATTTGTGTACAGTTAGCCAAATATCAAgaagcacacacacatacacaccactaTCCTGCCCTCCCCAACCCCACAAAAatacaggcacttttgaaaaaacaaGACAAATAAAACCAGTCAGCAAGTCATGCAGTGTAATGTAAAGGCTTTATAAAATATGGTTTAGATCAACTAGATGCACGATATTCAGTATTCCAAGACTGGCAGAAAAATCATACTTAGAGTTTTATGATGCCAgttttaaaaccttttaaaataattgcaTTCTGTATTAAAACCTAGTTCTTCTACACATACGACTATAGAGAATATGTAGATCACTGAAAGGCTCAAATTAAGACCACTTCCACACGCTACAGAATGAAATGTACTTTAAACCCTTCATGAAAAAGCAAGTGTTAAACTGCTTGCAATTTTCTGTGTTAAGAAAATTTGAATAATATGTTACAAATTGCCTGAGAACAGTCATTTATGTAATCTTAGATCAGTTTGCTCTGCACAGcctaaaaaggaaataaaaactaAGCTATACTTACCCTCAACTGAAAACTTTGAAAATAAGACTTGAACAAGTGAAAACATGCATACACCAAACATAAAGGGAGACCACAATAAAGATGTatgtatttatattaaaaattaagTTGTATAAAGCTACCAAAAATTCTTACATGCTAATCATGCGTTGGTTCAACTTTGATTttacagaaaatcagaaaaaaaatctcaatcaCATTTCCAGGAAATAGTCAATGACAAAAAgagttaaatatacaaaaaaaaaatttctaattTCGTTTTATAAATATGGTCTATTCCTCACACATTTAATTGAGTAACTGTGTGAAATCAAGGTCCCTCTATTACTATTTACCCTTACTTCTTTAGGACAACAGTTTACAACAAAGAGGGATCTTAAATCCTCCTTCCCCCCTTTTCCGCCCCCCCATGAAAAGTCAGCTTGAGCAAAGGTGACCAAAAAGGTTTTTCAGATAGTTAGCCCTACGATTCTGTACTGAATACCCCAAAGAAAAAGGATAAAAGGGTCGCTCTCACAAGTTATTTGAAAcctgactttaaaaaacaaacaaacaaaaaacaccctttAGGCCCTGCAAAGTCTGGACAATCAGCTCTCTCACTGCAGAGAGAATCACCACTACGAGAATCTCTTTTGGAACAAAGGGAATGATATATAGGATCCCAGTAATCCTGCTGTTTTTCAGACATGTGCTACACAGTTTTAAGAGTTATTTTATATACAAACGCCCCTCAcaggaactggaaaaaaaaaataaaaaaaaatcaaggcagcaagtttaaaatagCCTATGTTTGGAACCCCCCTCTTTACACTCTGAGTATCAGTATATAAATTGCAAAGTAAGGCAAtgcctacacttaaaacactagcgtggcatagctgtgctggcaccactgcagtacttcagtgtagacactaaccAGTGACAAGAGGGGTTTTCTTGTCGCTGCAGATAATCCACCCCTTCATGAGGCAGTATCCTAGGCTGGCTACATTGagggttaggtcggcttaactacatcTTTCAGAgatatggatttttcacagccttgagagatgtagttatgccaacataacttttcagtgtagaccagcactAAGCCAGCTCTCAAAAAAGCCTTGTGCAGTTGACTGCTAGACTAGTATTTTAGGGTGGAAAGATGATTGCAGGTCTGAAAGAACATCTGCCTAAAACTATCCCTCCTACATTTCAGTGTACGACTTCCTCCTTCCCAGACTAATCCTTCTGGATGAGGACAGATAAGACCTACTTTAGAAGCCATGTGTCATTCAGGAGAGTAGATGTTCAGCTATGTGAAGCACTGAACCTCCTCCGCAAGTAAGTATACCTGCTACCTCTACAGAGAGAGACAgtcattaaaatttaaaaaaaaaatctaaaatataaATTAGTGTTTTCTAAAATGAGAATCTCCTGCAGATCAAGTTTGAAAACCCTATCATAAGAAACAAAATTAGGATTTAAGTCCAATACATTGGACTTCATAAGAAAAACTTCTTTCAAATAAAAGCATCACTACACAACACTTCAAAGCACTCTTATCTTGGTACCTCACCATCAAGGAGCAGCAATCCAAGTACAAGTAGTTAGTTAAAGGTAAATAAACAGTTTAAATTGGAGGAAGGAACAAACAAGCCACTCTTAGCCCTGCTACAATGTCTGTATTTTTATATGCTTTTCAAACTATAAGCATTACAGCTGTATGTGATACAGCAAATAGTAATGAGTAGGCAGGTAGAGAGCTGTGATCACTACCACTGATCAGCTAAGCCTTTACACATACTGTTCTACTTGTTAACCCATCTCCCCACCTCACTTGTTTCTCCCTATCCACCTGTTAAATCTTGTCTTTCAGACTcagctctttgggccagggactcTTATTTACTGTGTTTGTATAGTGACTAGTACAACAAGGCCCAAACTGGTTGTGGCCTTTAGATGTAACCACAAGGCAAGTGTTTGATCCATATTAAACTATTCTTTTAAGAATGATTACATGTATGATTACATTTAGTGGCAAATGAAATACAAGACCCATGTCAGAGAAACTACCCAGTATGACATCCTCCAAGTTACATGAGGATTTCTACAGTATAAAAACAAAGCTACATATAcagtgatttttttctaaaaaagaaaaactgactGCTGGTGGGTAATTTTATTATGTATCCCTACTTATTACTCAAGTACTAGAACTCTGAAGTCTCTTTATGAACACAAAAAGTGTGCATTGCAGTCATTTCTGCAACTTGACTGGACTTTTACTTACTGTAAGCTTGCCTCCAGTAAAAGGTAACGTTTAATTTATTTGCCCTAAGAAATCACTTACGATATTCTTCCAAACGGTGCAAAAGCTGCTTTTATATCTTCAGTTGTAATTTCTGGACTGAGGTCTCCAACAAAGACATGGAAATGGTCTTAttgggaaaaagagagaaaataatttaCAAGTGTGAAGAATGTTCCTGGAAACATAAGCAGTATAGCAACTTTATATTGCATTAACTTCCATATATCTGAGAGCTACATGGGAAACTAAAATTCTTTATCTATCAAAGGTAACATTTGTCACTGCTTCAAATATAACCATCACTTGGTTACAGTATAACAAAAGCAATAATTTTAAGGATAATGCTGTGATGTACAGTATTTAActcaaattttgtttttgtaGTTATGGTTCATAACCAGTCACTATTTTACCATACAAAGATTGCAATTGTCTACTTAAAGACAAAGcttactttaaaatattaatgttaCAATAGTTGTGTTTAATTTTAACACATTTACAGATAGTTCATTAGCTATCCAAAAGTTTACCAACTAAAGCATCTAGTGGTTTTGTGAACAATGTAgaataaaatttgctttaaaagtaGGATGGATATTGAACCTAGCTACAAAATGTTTGGTGTAACCATATTTTGTGAAGAACAAAGAAATACCTTGCATTGCAATAGTCTGATGTTAAAGAATTTGACAGTTTTCTCAAAAGTCAAACAGTTTTGGTTGCCCAGCCATTACATCATGTGAATCCATGTGTATTCAATACAAGTGAATCCATGTGCAAGTGAACTAAGACTGAAGGCAACAGAGGAAAAGAGTAATCCTTCACTTTATGTCACAGACATTAAAAAGAGCACTGGAGAGAAATAAAGATCCCACATCTCAGGATTTTGTCCACTTTGATTAAACAATTTTTTATAAAGCATATTTTAACAGTTAACACTATAGAGACTAACTTGTATTAGAGCAGGTGTGAAACTTACAAATCCACTACAATACTAGTTTGGTTAAACCGCAAATTCTTAAAAGCAGTTTAAGGCTGGCCAAGTACAGAAGCAACACACTGGGTTGCCATGAAAAGGGAATTTCAGAAGCAATTTAAGTACTCCAAATGAGTTTGTATGGAGCAGCACAGACAACAGCCTTGAAGGCAGCTGATTTTCTTGCTTTCATAGTGGATGAAATTCTAGAATAGAAGTCATGACTAATGGGGTCAAAGGACTATAAGAAGCAGCACCAGAATGAAAAAGAGTGGACAACAGACCACATTCTGATGCaatggggaaaggagagggaaatCTTGCCACAAACGTaagaacaaaacagaacaaaaaccccCAAAATAGCTTCAGCTGGTTAGTGAATACCCTTGAGAGATTTCATTTTATGTTTAAGAAGATACAATTACCTTGTGAACGCAGTGTGCTGACAACGGTACTACCTGATGACAAAGATTAGATTTGTTCTTAAGTTTATTAACACAAACACATTTAATATCATCTTAGGATAATGATCAAAACATTACTGCAAACATTTGTATGATGCTTATTGCTTACGTTTAAAAACTATttgtgcaaataaaaaaattactcAAAAGCATAAAGGGCACTTACTGCTGGTATCTTTCTTCTGACTGCTGGGGGTTGTTGCCCAGTTCACTTTGACCTCCTACAAATAATATTTGCTAAAGTAAATATTGGAACCATATTCTGATTGTTAGCTATTAATTTCTATACTGCAGGGGGAGAAGGTACACAAGTTTGTAGTTAAAGACATTAGTCTAAGTGGCTGAAGTTCCTTGGTAAAATGTTCTATTTCCAGCTACATTAAGCCATTTTACAATGAAGATAACTAATCTATCTTGCTTTATTGCTCTGCTAGTCTCCCTCACCTTCAAGATCAAtggaattaaaatatttattacaacATTTTGACTTCTTCCCTGTCCTACTTCTGTACCCAACCCTCCTATGAACTGTCACTATCCAGTTTTTACCACCACAATCGTAAAGCTCAAATGAAGTTAAAAGTTCTTCactttaaaagattaaaaaacaggAGAAAGTGTTTACCTTTTGTGGTTCAGTTCtgcttggggttttgttttgtttattttaaagatgTTTCATCCATATCATTGTATATATTATTTCCACCGCAACTCACGCTTTAGACATGACAGCTTACCTTACCCATTATCTTCCGTCCATTCATAGCAGCTAATGCTGCAGCTGCATGACGATGCTCATAAAACTCCACAAAACAGTATGGATCATTTCCAGCTGTCTGTTAAAAAAAGCACATGTTATTAAACATTATCACCCCCTCAAATTTTAACCAAATTGTAGCTGGTGCCCAGTTATATCTATGTCTGAAAGTCTTAGCAATTTAGAGAAAGCTTGCTGTAACAGCTTTAAGCCAGTCACAATATTAACAAcatattagaaaaatattttaaaactatgcTGTGGTAGGCATCTTGGTTAGCATGTTTTGtgcctccccccgcccttttGACATGACATAAAAAACTAGCAACTAACGTTTGAGTTATATGCTCTATTCCTTTTACAATATAATTCCCATCACTGAAGTTTGCATCAAGAAGTTAAGCTCTTCAGCATCCTTCTTTAAATTTCTTCATTGTACTCATGAAAAGTTAAACGTATGGGGATTTCTTTAAACTGACATGCTACAAGAAGTGGGAAAAGTTATCCAAGTAAAAGGCCCTTACATCCATGATCATTTTGCAGTTTTTGCATGGTCCAATCTGGCTGAACAGCTGGAGGATTAGTGCCTCAGTCACATCTCTTGACAGGTTCCCTACATATCTGTAAGATTAAAAGGAACATGTAAATATCTAAACTTTTTTATTTACTCCATTCAGCATTATTAAAAACGAAAGCAGGAACTTCTTGCTGAGCCAAGCACAATCCCTTAATTTAGCAAAACATTTTACTATGAGATAGCAAATTCAACAGTTGTTCTGAAAGCTTTTCAGTTTTAATATATGTACATGCAAACTACATTCTAACTTCAGATTATGGAGATACTCCAATAttaaggtgttcagatactacagtgatgagtacAGTATAAAAACCTAAATAGCATAGATTACATTTTCCCATTCAAACCTAAAGCTTGCAAGCAATGTTCTATTGATAGCTTTGGAGACAGAAGTCATCTGCTGATTAACCAACAGTTAGGCCCAGATGTTGCAAGTCTATATGCATAGACTTGTGCCTGGGCAcatcttcactgacttcagtggagctccatGTGAGCACAGGACTCTCCAAACGAGGAGCTCCTTGCAGGACTAGAGCTTTAATATGGGCTGCCTCACCAACGTGCTTCAGCTCTGGCGTGGATGAGAGCCACAGCCATCTCCATACATATTATCTGTATTATGGTAGTATCTAGTCCTCAGCTGAGACCCCATTATGCCACGTATTGTATAGACGTATGGCAAAAATACAGAAGTCCCTGCCCTATAGAGCtaacactataaataaataagacaAAGGGTTGGAGAAATggagtattattcccatttacaGATAAGAAACAGACAAAAAGCTGTATCCATACTATGGAAAGAACCCCACAGCACACAGGCAGCCTACATTGACGGCAGGGATTTTTCCCATCTGTGTAAGGCTACCTCCTCCCTGAAGGAACTTAGCTAAGTctacagaagcattcttctgtcaacatagctgcatctacacaagGGGCATTGGGGAGAAAGGTAGGCATAACTATTGAGGACCAAACCCAAACGACCTAGctatgtcgacctaacttttaagtgtaaacCAAACCAAAGACTAACCAAACCAATTAAAAAAGGAACTTAAGTTTGTGATATGTTTATTAGGAAATGAACAGTAGATTACATGTAAGAGGAGCTGGGTTAAATCCCTGTGCAAACCTCAAGTACCTAGTACTGAATCTTACTGCTCTATGATGGTTCTACTTCTAATGGCCACACATTTCTATCATCTGGATAATAATGGAAGACAAATCAGaatttaaaaatgattaaaatcATTTCAAATGTATTAAATAAAATCAACCTGCTTTTACTACATACTCAAATTCCATTAGCAGAACCAAAAATGGTGACTAATGTAACAGTTTAACAAGTTACCCTATTAAATACTTGATATAGAATCAGAAAAacataggacaggaagggacctcgagaggtctcttAGTCCACTCCCGTGCacccaaggcaggactaagtattatctagaccaggggttctcacaacaatttttttggtggccccagagtgcggccaccaactcttgctggtggtcgctttgacaatttttcctaaaatacttaattaacttaaggaataacaaataaatatgcacatatgaatgtccaaatcattgtaatttatttatgtaagggttttgtttttgtaatacaaataatgtacagttgtctctattctttactggacctaaccAGAACAAAATTAAGGTGCTTTGtatgttcttgtcttttgttgttgttgtttcttttgccttttttggttgctttttcttaagacttgctagctagtaagtctactgctatgaaaagtgatatttgtatgtttgttaatatcatttTTCACAGTAGCAGACTTGCTAGTTGGTTAggaggcagtgaaaagtgataATAACATACAAATATTTTTCACAGCACATTTACAAAGCCCCAGAAAgctgggggacaa
This genomic interval carries:
- the TIA1 gene encoding nucleolysin TIA-1 isoform X2, producing the protein MEDEMPKTLYVGNLSRDVTEALILQLFSQIGPCKNCKMIMDTAGNDPYCFVEFYEHRHAAAALAAMNGRKIMGKEVKVNWATTPSSQKKDTSNHFHVFVGDLSPEITTEDIKAAFAPFGRISDARVVKDMATGKSKGYGFVSFFNKWDAENAIQQMGGQWLGGRQIRTNWATRKPPAPKSTYESNTKQLSYDDVVNQSSPSNCTVYCGGVTSGLTEQLMRQTFSPFGQIMEIRVFPDKGYSFIRFNSHESAAHAIVSVNGTTIEGHVVKCYWGKETPDMINPIQQNQIGFPQAYGQWGQWYGNAQQIGQYMPNGWQVPAYGMYGQAWNQQGFNQTQSSAAWMGANYGVPPPQGQNGSVLTNQTGYRMAGFETQ
- the TIA1 gene encoding nucleolysin TIA-1 isoform X3, translated to MIMDTAGNDPYCFVEFYEHRHAAAALAAMNGRKIMGKEVKVNWATTPSSQKKDTSSSTVVSTLRSQDHFHVFVGDLSPEITTEDIKAAFAPFGRISDARVVKDMATGKSKGYGFVSFFNKWDAENAIQQMGGQWLGGRQIRTNWATRKPPAPKSTYESNTKQLSYDDVVNQSSPSNCTVYCGGVTSGLTEQLMRQTFSPFGQIMEIRVFPDKGYSFIRFNSHESAAHAIVSVNGTTIEGHVVKCYWGKETPDMINPIQQNQIGFPQAYGQWGQWYGNAQQIGQYMPNGWQVPAYGMYGQAWNQQGFNQTQSSAAWMGANYGVPPPQGQNGSVLTNQTGYRMAGFETQ
- the TIA1 gene encoding nucleolysin TIA-1 isoform X1, giving the protein MEDEMPKTLYVGNLSRDVTEALILQLFSQIGPCKNCKMIMDTAGNDPYCFVEFYEHRHAAAALAAMNGRKIMGKEVKVNWATTPSSQKKDTSSSTVVSTLRSQDHFHVFVGDLSPEITTEDIKAAFAPFGRISDARVVKDMATGKSKGYGFVSFFNKWDAENAIQQMGGQWLGGRQIRTNWATRKPPAPKSTYESNTKQLSYDDVVNQSSPSNCTVYCGGVTSGLTEQLMRQTFSPFGQIMEIRVFPDKGYSFIRFNSHESAAHAIVSVNGTTIEGHVVKCYWGKETPDMINPIQQNQIGFPQAYGQWGQWYGNAQQIGQYMPNGWQVPAYGMYGQAWNQQGFNQTQSSAAWMGANYGVPPPQGQNGSVLTNQTGYRMAGFETQ
- the TIA1 gene encoding nucleolysin TIA-1 isoform X4 is translated as MATGKSKGYGFVSFFNKWDAENAIQQMGGQWLGGRQIRTNWATRKPPAPKSTYESNTKQLSYDDVVNQSSPSNCTVYCGGVTSGLTEQLMRQTFSPFGQIMEIRVFPDKGYSFIRFNSHESAAHAIVSVNGTTIEGHVVKCYWGKETPDMINPIQQNQIGFPQAYGQWGQWYGNAQQIGQYMPNGWQVPAYGMYGQAWNQQGFNQTQSSAAWMGANYGVPPPQGQNGSVLTNQTGYRMAGFETQ
- the TIA1 gene encoding nucleolysin TIA-1 isoform X5 produces the protein MEDEMPKTLYVGNLSRDVTEALILQLFSQIGPCKNCKMIMDTAGNDPYCFVEFYEHRHAAAALAAMNGRKIMGKEVKVNWATTPSSQKKDTSSSTVVSTLRSQDHFHVFVGDLSPEITTEDIKAAFAPFGRISVSLKNGQNCHG